The sequence GAAGCGGTGCAGCCTCTTCGACTGCAGCTCGCCGAACTTGAGCATGCACTCGTCATTCACAGCGACACCCGATCTCGCGTTTGCCTGCGACCACAAGTTCAGTCATAGTTAACTGGAGATACAGTGTGGAGAGTCCCTTCAAATAACCTGCTTGCACCACCCATAGTTTAAGAGGCAGTTGCTTTCACACACTTTATTTTGCATGGCACAGCCAACTGTCCCCATCATTCTAAACCAGGCTGCAACTGAGCCACTACAGAAACTGCTAATATTAGATATTCCAGCAAATAGTCTTGACACTAGAGTGCTAGGTCCCTAAACACGAAAGACATTTGTCAGGAGACCCGTATTGAGTACTAGCAGAGTATACTACCGCTAGATATTCCAGTATAATCGTGCAGCAGCTCCGGTCAATGGCAGTGGCACTTGAAGTCTGCAACCTCAGCCAACAGATCCACATGAGAACCAACAGGGTCACGCTGCAGCTGGTGCTCCATAATCCAAGCTCCGCGACCTAAGCCGCCGAGAGCCAAATTCGCAGATGAACTGCAGCCACACGAGCTACACTGGCGCCGCTGAGGTAAAGATCAACCGAGATTCCACCGCCACCGCACCTCGCAGACCATAGATCTACACAGCTCGATTTCACACGCTACAGGGCGAACAAACAAGCACGGATCCATAGCGGCCGCGCACCACGCCAGTACGCCACAGCCTGCAGCGAGCACATAGACGAAGCGCCCGACGTCTAGATCACAGATCGTGGAATCCCGGCCACGCAGACTATGTTTCTGGCTCGCAAGCGTGTCCCGGCCGCACGAGGAATCCCGATGATCCGATCAGGATTCCCTCCCCGAGGAAAACCACGAATCAGGCCACGAGGAAGCCGAGCGGCCGCGATCCCGCCTGAATCCAGCTAGATCCGAAGCGTTACACGAGCGCTCCGCGAGAAGGAAACAAAAGGCCCGAAATCAGGCGCGGAGCCAGCACGCCCCGCGCCGATCCGGGGAGGAAGCCAGAGCGCGCCCGGGGGAGGGGAAGCGGAGGGGTGGAGGGGGCCTTACCATCTCGGGCGAGCTCGCGCGCCGAAAAAGGGGACGGGGACGGCCGAGGGAGGAGGAATCCGCCGAGGAAGCGAAGCGAGGAGGGGAAAGAGGATGGATGGAGCTGGCTGCTGCTGTGCTGCCTCTGCCTGCGTGCCGAGTGACCAGTCCTGCGGGAGACGCCTCGTGTTTTGATGTGGTCGCCGGGTTTTCCACCGCGTATCCCCCGCGCGGGTGTGGCCGTGTGGGTGACCTGACTGACCTGCCCCTTCGACGGAACGGAGCGGCCGCTGCCAGCTTCCACGGTCGTCGGATGGCGATATGGACGGCCGCGATGGGCGACACGTCAGCGCGGCGCGATGTTCGCTGGAAGGTGATGTGGGCCGCCGGAAGCGTATTCGTAACTCTCTTTTTATTCGTTTTCTTTTTCGTGAAAGGGATTTCGGAATGAAAATAAATAGATACATTCAGGGACGCGGAGGATTATCAGGGGAATAAAAACCAAACAAAAAGCAGTGGCATCAGCGATCCACACCACACCGACCGTGGGCCATGGACTAATCTGTGAGCAAAGCATTAGCCGGACAAGACAGCAGCGGCGTCGTACTACTCCtgcgtatgatatgatgatgctcTCAATTCATGCAGTGCATCCGATGCACGTACGAACGCACTCGGCGGCTGGGCACGGATTAATCGGTTCTTAACCGTGATTGGTTCGGTACTTACAGCTAAAACACCGGCCAGTACGTGCCTGTGCCTACCGAATTGCTACTAATAATTGGACAGCACATCCACATCCAGCATGTGTGTGTCAGTGTGTGTCGGAGTGGGTTCCGTGGTGGATCGAGAGCCGCGGGCGTTGCTTGGGCCGTCATGGACAGGGCTGCATCTACACGACAGGCCAGATTGCGCGAGGCCCGGAGCCCGGATTGCAGTTCCCTTTCCTAGAGATGGAACTACAGCTGCTACACCTACTGCGTTCAACATTACTCTTTCTTTTATATTTCAGACGCTTCATCTAAGGCTATCTCCAGCTCATCTCTCATTTTTTTTCGATTTACATCTAAGGCTAGAGTTATGGCAGAATATATAGTAAAAACCACCTGTTAGGTGAAAACATGGAAATAGATCACAAAACGTATTTTGACATTTCATTTTTTTAAACAAAAATACTTCACGCATCCATAATGCATAGAATTACGTATTAACGAAAAAGTTAAGACACAAacttaaactaaaaatcatatgAAAATGGAAAATATAAGGCTTATGTGGAATAAAAGATGAAACtcgagaattttgtctttttataGTGCACATGAACCTGTTGTTTGCTACTTTCAATTCATTTGAGTTCTTCAAATGCAAATTGGAATTTCAACTTTTACTTGTAATTCAAACATATTAGCATACAATACGAATAAGTTTGGTTTTAAATTTCTTTGAATGGCCAAAATATATTTTTCGAATTTGTTTCTATGTTTTCACCTAATAGGTGGTTGTACTTTATATAGTTAACAAGTGTGTCATATAGCGAACGAGCGATTATATTTGTACCATCATTAGAAGGAACAAAAACAAAGTCGCcgataataaaataaaaaaaaacaacaAAGGAAACGAAGTCACGGGTAATAGATTAGGAACAATAAAATAACTAATCAGTTATTTACATGTATACAACTaaatgaatgaatgaatgaattGACGCCAACAACTGTACTGTGAATCTACGATGCGCAGCAGACTCACGAGTGACGACAGGAACGCGAAGAATTCCTCTACTAGCTAGACTCCGTGGACGGGCAAAACTCTACACGAAGAGCTGGAGGAGGACGGGCGGCGCCTGCGCGGTGGTGGCGGCAGCCTCCTCGCGGTGGCGCCGCATGTGGCCGCCTAGCGCCTGGCCCATCTGGAAGCCGAGCCCGCAGACGTGGCACAGGTGGGTCGTCGCGGGCGGCGGCGCCTCCTTCGCCGGCGCCGGCGCGGGCATCCCGAGCGCAAGGCCGTGCCGGCCGGCCCGCAGGTGGCTTGTCCGGTGCCCGCCCAGCGCCTGGAACGAGACGAAGGCGCGGCTGCACGTCTTGCAGACGAACTCGCCGTCCCCGCCGCCCGCCGCGCGCCGGGGCCGCTTGCTGCTGCCGTGCCCGGGGGCCACGCCGGCGCCGAGGGACAGCGCGAGGGAGAGCGGCATGGCGCCGATGTCTCTCGGGTGCTTCATGTACGTCGGCTGGGGGAACAAGTGTCTGAGGGTTTGCGATCGAGCTCAAGATGTTGGGACTGCATAATGGcctttatatatatataagcgGAGGAGGAAGGCGCTCTGCTGCCTGCTCACGTGCACTCTACGTCGGGGCAGACGAGAACGAGAGGATGGTGTTAAGAAACCTTTCTTGGGACAGGAAGGCCCATGTGGCCCatatgcctgaaaccctagttttgtctataaatagagaggagaTCCCCATATCATGTAACCTTTGAAGAGCAGCACCATAAGTAACAAAGAATCAGTTCCTCTCTACACTCTTGTCTCCTTGTGTTCTACTATTATTCAGTTAAGCAGCCCTTGGACTACACTCGGTAGCAAGGGGTTCTTAACACGTTATCACGCACGTGGCTCTACAAAGGAGAGCAAGAAAAGGAAGTAAAAAAAAGGTACTGAACTTATATATTTTATGCATTATGCTCACTTGAAGttctatttttattttctacTTGAGCACAAGCATCGAAACAAACACATCCCCTAGCAGATTCTATCGCCGGCACGAAGCCGATGGGATGTACACGTGATTGCTGCTGATTCGAAGTCGCCGACACACGTCGATCAATCATGTGTGATGAACACGTTTTATTTTGCTGTATCGAAAGAATAGAGAAAAAACAAGAAAAAAACAGCAGTGCTAGCGTCGGTGTCGTCACCGCACTAACACACGCAGCCTCCGCAACCTCACTGCTCGAGCAAAGCAGCCACCGCACCGCAGCCACCGTCGTAGCCCCAGCCTCGTTGCTGGCGAACGCAGTAGCGCAGACGCCACGTCGGCGCCGCCGCTGCCTGGAAGGCGCGGGCGTCGCGGCCTCATCGGGAGGCACGGGCAACGGgactcatcaccttcgtgcgaaCTAGAAAAAAAAAAGTTTGCTTATAGCTCACGCCATGCAGCCATACGAAACGGCACACGGCACCTCGACATACGAAGCGACACTCTAAAAAAAAGGTTGCATGCAACCATGCATGTGAAGCAATGCAGAGCGTGCGTACTGCGGCACATTAAACTAAAAAAAAGGTTGCATGCAACCATGCATGTGAAGCAACGCAGGGCATGCGTACCGGCGCATTAAATTGAAAAAAAAAGTTGCATGCAACCATGATTTAAAAGCATCAGCATGTGTCAGACTCTAGCCCCGCTCCTCTGCACACACGTGCGGCACAATACACTTTGCAGGCAGTCAATTGAACTATACTAATACTGCATACTAATATATTTTAGTTTTCTGTATTTTTTTTCCACGAAATAATAATTGAACTGTATTAATACTGCATACTATGTATTTTTCCTAAAATAATATAAAGTTAAACACCAGAAGTTTACCTACTTGTGCAATTAAATTTATATATTGCACCATTTATTTgaattattattattgttttatttatttattttgcaaTTATTTACTTCATTTTATGAAATGATTACAAGAAGTAATCTAATTATGAAATTTATCACATGTAGATGACTGGTATTGTGAGCCGTGAATTTGAGGTGTTGGCCCCGCATGGCCAAAACTACCTCACGTGGGCATCTGATGTGCAAATTGTGCTTGGGGGCAAGAAGCTCAAAGTTGCAATCGGACTTGGCCAAAAGGATGAAGTGGCTACCGACGAGCAAAATGACCAAGCATTGCACTTTCTCCGGCATCATCTCTCGCCTACACTCAAGAATGAGTACATGTCGCGTTTTTTTATTTTTAACTTTTAAAAAATATATTTTTAACAATAACAGCATTTATCTATTTGGACACGTCAATCTAGCTGTCACTGTCAGACCAAATTGCTGCGCCGACCTATCTagaaggaacaattggatctataccattaaaagatccaaactttagatatataccatggaccccacatgtcattgactcatgtggacccacatgtaagtgagatagtaatggtatggatccaaagtggtgatcttttaatggtatggatccaaatttccctatcTAGAATGACTAGGCTGTTAGGGAGTGTTTGATTTTAGAGATTAAGGTCTTGTTTGGATCGTCTGACTTTTTTTTTTTGCCAATAGCTAGCCATAGTATGTTTAGAGTCTCGACAAATAGATGTCTTTATATTTTTATACGATCTATTAGCAtatattagagcatctccaacaacgtgacctataaaaatgccctataatttaaaactaagtatattttatagaatttagggcaccaacaaaacacctcgctccaacagtaaagcctcaaatctagattatagggcagcccactacggtcactacaccaaaatacttaacttcctagggcctaaaccgtcggaagttagagctaaactctcggaagttatatAAACCGTCGGAAGATAGATAAatccgtcggaagtttggctctcgtaACATTTTTGTCGGAAGTTACGCTAACTTCCGAGAGACACTCGGAAGTTACGCTAACTTCCGAGAGCCAAAGATCCCTCTCGGAAGTTACGCTAACTTCCGAGAGCCAATGCAGTTTGCTCGGAAGTTAAAGTTTGACGCCGTTTGTTTTGCGCTGACGCCGTGTGAAGGCTAACTTCCGACCGTTTTGGTTGTCCTCTCGGAAGTTAAAATGACCAGCACAAACAATGCAATTTAATTTTCATTATTCACCACATTAACAGCCACATATATCAAAATAACAGCCACATATATCAAAATAACAGCCACATATATCACAATGTACAAAAATGACAGCCACAATATACCACAATATATTTAAAAGCCACAATATACCACATGTCACATATAAAGTCATAAAAGTCTGGCCAGAACAGTCCACAAAGTTTCAAGTCTCACAAGACACAAGTTACATCCACATAATAGTCTCACAAGACATAAGTTTCAAGTCTCACAAAACACAGAATGGAAGTCCACTACTGTCGATCAGCATCAGGAATCAGCGAAAAGTGATGCTCGCTACCTCCACTGGCGAACAACGCATCGACAAAGTCTAAGCCATCATGTTGTTGCTGCACCGacaaggtagctggaggggtctCATATACCTGAACAAATGACATTCATGAAGTTACACCATAATATAACAAGTAAATAATGAAAAATTTGCAAacctgatgttcggtaggtggaggtggaggtgatgGCCAAGGAAAATGTATGGGAGGTGGAGGTGGGGGGGCCATCGGAACCTGTATCCCTTGGGCTTGTGCTAGTTGCTATCAAATCGACGAACACATTAATGCCAgtgttttaaatcaatacataacttaaaatgaaagatctttttgaacttacttgtatcAGTGTTTGCTGTTGTTGAAACTGAGTAGCATAGTATTCTTGTTGCGCAGCATGTTGCCTCAAGTATTCCTCCTGAACCCTTTGCCGCTCCTGATGTTGCCTAAGCTCTTCTCGTAGTCGCTCAACTTCTGTAGTATCCTGAGTAGAGCGacgggagctacgagcagcagacctcgacgaacctcccctctgaaccgtcacctggctcgagtcgatgacgttaTCGAACATCGAGTACCTTCAAACAAGTAACATCACAACAGATTCAAAATAAATGTATTGTACTTAAACCGATGAAACAAGATAAGGTATGTAGAGTCCATACCTTCCATGGGGTTTTCCACCACTCGCATACACAACCTGAGGATCAATAGGT is a genomic window of Zea mays cultivar B73 chromosome 5, Zm-B73-REFERENCE-NAM-5.0, whole genome shotgun sequence containing:
- the LOC100286206 gene encoding uncharacterized protein LOC100286206, translating into MKHPRDIGAMPLSLALSLGAGVAPGHGSSKRPRRAAGGGDGEFVCKTCSRAFVSFQALGGHRTSHLRAGRHGLALGMPAPAPAKEAPPPATTHLCHVCGLGFQMGQALGGHMRRHREEAAATTAQAPPVLLQLFV